Proteins encoded by one window of Aphis gossypii isolate Hap1 chromosome X, ASM2018417v2, whole genome shotgun sequence:
- the LOC126552781 gene encoding uncharacterized protein LOC126552781, whose amino-acid sequence MIIKKVFVLFEFFYLVESNTIFLPNLPLGEYRTVFERVYPCISTNTFQGNVYFSKRTSNITEMKGNFTVLKPLDDSYTFDTNAASWSLTGGWKPNAMVYIAKNACSSMKMFFGSAWNSMIKNFKFSSYNCPISPGTYISSGMDLKEIENHNFPKVYFYGKYKLTVKIKDVKNNVHGCGVFELSLIRPWEKPI is encoded by the exons atgattataaaaaaagtttttgttctttttgaatttttttatttggtcgAGTCAAACACCATTTTTCTGCCTAACTTGCCtttg GGAGAATACCGTACAGTATTTGAAAGGGTATATCCTTGTATATcaacaaatacatttcaagGCAATGTCTATTTCAGTAAACGAACATCAAATATTACTGAAATGAAAGGAAATTTTACAGTGTTAAAACCTTTAGATGATAGTTATaca tttgataCAAACGCTGCATCTTGGAGTTTAACTGGTGGTTGGAAGCCAAATGCAATGGTTTATATAGCGAAGAATGCATGTAGTAGTATGAAAATGTTCTTTGGAAGTGCGTGGAATTCTAtgataaagaattttaaattttcttcgtATAACTGTCCAATTTCACcg ggCACGTATATTTCATCAGGAATGGATTTGAAGGAAATTGAAAACCATAACTTTCCAAAGGTgtatttttatggaaaatataaactaacgGTGAAGATAAaagatgtaaaaaataatgtacatggTTGCGGCGTATTTGAATTGAGTCTTATACGGCCATGGGAAAAACcgatttga